In one window of uncultured Sphaerochaeta sp. DNA:
- a CDS encoding ABC transporter substrate-binding protein, which produces MKKLQRPMLIALSLLLCVALPLFSAGQAEQTGPQPYKIGISKLVTHAALDAAEQGMMDHLATTDLLVTYDHQNANGDISTASSIAQKFKSDKVDVAVGIATPAAQALAQVFNENSGTPVVFSAVTDSTEAGLVAANIAGVSDKNPVEEQIKLLIDITGAKTIGNVYASGEANGVLLMEMAKAACEKYGVGFVSAAISNSSEVKMATQSIIDRVDALYIATDNTVISAIASVDDVAKKAGKALFSADASGIDGLNVLVSLGFDYYNIGVETGKIVEQILRGTEAGDIGTVYITDPTKFQLWFNLDAADELGYTISQDLQDAAAVLIKDGVKITQ; this is translated from the coding sequence ATGAAAAAACTACAGCGTCCGATGCTCATCGCTCTCTCTCTACTACTCTGTGTTGCACTTCCACTCTTCAGTGCTGGTCAGGCAGAACAAACCGGCCCACAACCGTATAAGATCGGTATTTCCAAATTGGTTACCCATGCAGCGCTTGATGCAGCTGAACAGGGTATGATGGATCACCTGGCAACAACTGATCTCCTGGTGACCTATGATCATCAGAATGCAAACGGTGATATTTCAACCGCTTCCTCCATTGCCCAGAAATTCAAGAGCGATAAGGTGGATGTGGCCGTCGGCATTGCAACCCCTGCCGCCCAGGCACTTGCCCAGGTGTTTAATGAAAACTCCGGCACCCCGGTAGTATTCAGTGCTGTCACCGACTCAACTGAAGCAGGCCTTGTGGCTGCAAACATTGCCGGAGTATCTGACAAGAACCCGGTCGAAGAACAGATCAAGCTCCTGATTGACATCACTGGGGCAAAGACCATCGGCAATGTCTACGCTTCCGGTGAAGCCAATGGTGTCCTGCTCATGGAGATGGCAAAGGCCGCTTGTGAAAAGTATGGTGTAGGGTTTGTTTCCGCTGCCATCTCAAACTCCAGCGAAGTCAAGATGGCCACCCAGTCAATTATCGACCGAGTTGATGCGCTCTATATTGCCACTGACAACACAGTCATCAGTGCCATAGCCTCAGTTGACGATGTTGCCAAGAAAGCAGGCAAGGCGCTCTTCAGTGCTGATGCAAGCGGTATTGATGGTCTGAATGTCCTGGTCAGCCTTGGCTTTGATTACTACAACATCGGTGTCGAAACAGGCAAGATTGTTGAACAGATTCTCAGAGGCACTGAAGCCGGGGATATCGGAACGGTCTATATCACTGATCCCACAAAATTCCAGCTGTGGTTCAATCTTGATGCAGCGGACGAGCTTGGCTATACTATTTCGCAGGATCTGCAAGATGCAGCAGCAGTGCTCATTAAGGATGGTGTGAAAATTACCCAGTAA
- a CDS encoding helix-turn-helix transcriptional regulator, translating to MSGILLLVYMLAFGLGCMTLALAIVYRLANAKRWATYFIVCHASLLGCMMLLALQVLSQMFLSGVAYTVVSIIITSVFLADLAFLIVFIPYFTTWVIAHPWRNPYKGLFFSLAAIYLGLGIAREVTGKMVLDQTMLFVFVFVMGFSLIVMSRNIKTIENKTARASALAIIIVSASMVPAILLALFFPALKPFLFGVYFLALSITIMTFLFITFVRIGRDDGAQTPKTELSLWDLEEYHITEREFSVIQLISKGLTNKEIAGELGISANTVNNHVANIYGKTQVRSRIDLLNLLKQSW from the coding sequence GTGAGCGGAATACTGCTGCTGGTCTACATGCTTGCGTTCGGTCTAGGGTGTATGACATTGGCCTTGGCCATCGTGTACCGCCTTGCGAACGCAAAGCGTTGGGCAACCTATTTTATTGTCTGTCATGCATCCCTTCTGGGATGTATGATGCTCTTGGCACTACAGGTGCTCAGCCAGATGTTCCTCAGTGGAGTTGCCTATACGGTAGTATCGATCATCATCACTTCAGTGTTTCTTGCTGATCTTGCCTTCCTTATCGTCTTTATCCCGTACTTTACAACCTGGGTGATTGCCCACCCGTGGAGAAATCCATACAAAGGATTGTTTTTTTCCCTTGCTGCCATCTATCTTGGATTGGGGATTGCCAGGGAGGTCACGGGAAAGATGGTATTGGACCAGACGATGCTTTTTGTGTTTGTTTTCGTCATGGGCTTCAGTCTGATAGTCATGTCGAGGAACATCAAGACGATTGAGAACAAGACCGCCAGAGCTTCAGCGCTTGCCATCATCATCGTGAGTGCTTCCATGGTACCGGCAATTCTGTTGGCGCTCTTCTTTCCTGCGCTTAAGCCATTCCTTTTTGGTGTTTACTTCCTCGCACTTTCCATCACAATTATGACATTCCTGTTCATCACATTCGTAAGGATTGGCCGTGATGATGGTGCTCAGACACCAAAGACTGAATTGAGCCTTTGGGATCTAGAGGAGTATCATATAACAGAGAGAGAATTCTCGGTCATACAGTTGATCAGCAAAGGTTTGACCAATAAGGAGATTGCAGGTGAATTGGGGATCAGCGCAAATACGGTGAATAACCATGTGGCAAACATCTATGGGAAGACCCAGGTCAGGAGCCGCATAGACTTATTGAACCTTTTGAAACAGAGTTGGTAG
- a CDS encoding CpsB/CapC family capsule biosynthesis tyrosine phosphatase, translating into MGICDMHCHLLPEIDDGYLSREQFIRMLNLYQLSGITAIAFTPHIYNPYVTTNIAGLRETYEWAKKEAEALGIQTYLGSELFVGEQEKLKTVPIDGRFALVEFGLSLPPPRLLERLQQLTEMHYRPLLAHVERYLWLNPKSAMLQRLRSLGCLLQTNVEAVESGLSLPYLELGLIDVIATDNHGDETLPSRLMDAIEKWPSVGRSMQNLW; encoded by the coding sequence ATGGGTATCTGTGACATGCACTGCCATCTTCTGCCTGAGATTGACGATGGCTACCTCTCACGAGAACAGTTCATCCGTATGCTGAATCTCTATCAGCTCTCAGGCATCACAGCAATAGCATTTACTCCCCATATCTACAATCCGTATGTGACCACAAACATCGCTGGGCTGAGAGAGACCTACGAGTGGGCAAAGAAAGAAGCGGAGGCTTTAGGGATACAGACCTACTTGGGCAGCGAACTCTTTGTAGGTGAGCAGGAGAAGCTCAAGACGGTTCCCATCGATGGGAGGTTTGCGTTGGTGGAGTTCGGGCTCTCTTTACCACCACCCAGGTTGTTGGAACGGTTGCAGCAACTTACTGAGATGCATTATCGTCCACTCCTCGCGCATGTTGAACGATATCTTTGGTTGAACCCAAAGAGTGCAATGTTGCAACGTTTGCGTTCTCTCGGTTGTTTACTACAGACAAACGTTGAAGCTGTGGAGAGCGGACTCTCGCTTCCTTATTTGGAACTTGGCTTGATTGATGTGATCGCCACAGACAATCATGGCGATGAAACCCTTCCATCTCGCTTGATGGATGCCATCGAGAAGTGGCCATCAGTGGGACGGAGTATGCAAAATCTTTGGTGA
- a CDS encoding RloB domain-containing protein: MARKRISQKPRRTVLVVTATEAEALYFSQMRKDCRYANMTVVWEPEYKDLAHLITLAGQMRNKEKYSSVWLVFGFVDLNVSVQDVKKIMPLAEKKKVRLAWNNPSLPLWYLLHLQTPKGFVNDPALIESALSKQFPAFRGDASYLLDEGLDLHLKLYSAKSKAAVNASSYNALAASQVGLAPTNMVALLNDITDICGLADLTHNQKRLGLNKNKG, encoded by the coding sequence ATGGCACGCAAACGCATATCCCAAAAACCACGCAGGACCGTACTGGTGGTTACAGCAACCGAGGCGGAAGCCCTCTACTTTTCCCAGATGCGCAAGGACTGCCGCTATGCAAATATGACGGTGGTATGGGAACCTGAATACAAGGATCTTGCCCACTTGATCACCTTGGCTGGTCAAATGCGGAACAAGGAGAAGTACAGTAGCGTATGGTTGGTCTTCGGTTTCGTAGACCTGAATGTCTCTGTACAGGACGTAAAGAAAATAATGCCCCTTGCAGAGAAGAAAAAGGTTCGTCTGGCTTGGAACAATCCTTCCCTGCCTTTATGGTATTTGTTGCACTTGCAGACTCCCAAGGGCTTTGTTAATGATCCTGCTCTGATCGAGAGTGCACTCTCGAAGCAATTCCCTGCCTTCAGGGGGGATGCGTCCTATCTCTTGGATGAAGGACTTGACCTGCATCTTAAGCTCTATTCAGCGAAGTCGAAGGCTGCCGTGAATGCATCTTCCTATAATGCGCTCGCAGCATCGCAGGTAGGGTTGGCCCCTACCAACATGGTGGCATTGCTGAATGATATCACCGATATATGCGGGTTGGCTGATCTGACACACAATCAGAAGCGCCTGGGCCTGAACAAGAATAAAGGATAG
- a CDS encoding MATE family efflux transporter → MKPIIQETALEPMFSRRFLYTLIIPLIIEQVLMVSIGMADTVMIASAGESAVSAISLVDSITILIVQLFAAFATGGAVVASQYLGNRDNASANAAAKQLILLSLLVSIFLLILCMPFRRQIISFIFGSIEPSVLEGGATYFIYILLSLPFLAAYNASAALFRSMGNSKISLWVSLVMNLVNVAGNAYFIFALHLGVIGAGLGTLLSRIIGSAIILALLTNPTNQISVRNYRHWSLRWDMIKRILHIGIPNGIEGSVFQIGKLLVQGFIAAFGTASIAANAIANSVASFVNIPGGAIGLASITVIGQAVGAKRPDQAVFYGKRLLFAAYIAMIIVAIPVFIFAPKIVLIFNLSAEATELASNVIRSAMIFSSLLWPTAFSLPNFLRAAGDAKFTMVVSMVSMWASRVGMSYLLAILFGWGIYGVWFGMYIDWIFRSICFITRFARGKWKTKRII, encoded by the coding sequence GTGAAACCCATCATTCAGGAAACGGCGTTGGAACCTATGTTCTCCCGCCGTTTCCTGTATACTCTTATTATTCCTCTTATCATCGAGCAAGTGCTTATGGTCTCCATCGGGATGGCTGACACGGTCATGATTGCATCGGCCGGAGAAAGCGCTGTAAGCGCCATCAGCTTAGTGGATTCAATCACCATTTTGATCGTCCAGCTCTTTGCAGCCTTCGCTACCGGCGGAGCAGTGGTTGCAAGCCAATATCTGGGAAACAGGGATAATGCATCGGCCAATGCAGCAGCCAAGCAACTGATACTGCTCTCCCTACTTGTTTCAATCTTTCTGCTCATACTCTGCATGCCATTCAGGAGACAGATTATCAGTTTTATCTTTGGATCGATTGAACCATCAGTTCTCGAAGGTGGAGCAACCTACTTCATATATATCCTTCTCTCCCTACCCTTTCTCGCTGCATATAACGCATCGGCGGCCTTGTTCCGTTCCATGGGGAACAGCAAGATCTCACTGTGGGTGAGTCTGGTCATGAATCTGGTGAATGTCGCAGGAAATGCCTACTTCATCTTTGCCCTACATCTGGGTGTAATTGGTGCAGGTCTAGGCACTTTGCTCAGCCGTATCATTGGTAGTGCGATCATCCTTGCATTACTGACCAATCCAACCAATCAGATCTCAGTGAGAAACTATCGCCATTGGTCCCTTCGCTGGGATATGATCAAACGAATCCTGCATATCGGTATCCCCAATGGGATTGAGGGCTCCGTTTTCCAGATTGGAAAACTGCTGGTGCAAGGATTCATTGCTGCCTTCGGAACAGCGTCCATTGCAGCCAATGCCATTGCAAACTCAGTAGCATCCTTCGTCAATATCCCTGGTGGGGCAATCGGTTTGGCCTCGATCACCGTTATCGGACAGGCAGTCGGGGCAAAGCGTCCAGACCAGGCAGTCTTCTACGGGAAGAGGCTGCTCTTTGCTGCATATATCGCTATGATCATTGTGGCAATCCCTGTCTTCATCTTTGCTCCCAAAATCGTCCTGATCTTCAATCTCTCAGCTGAGGCGACCGAACTTGCATCAAACGTTATTCGCTCAGCTATGATCTTCAGCTCCCTTCTCTGGCCAACAGCTTTCTCCCTGCCCAATTTCCTGCGCGCCGCAGGAGATGCCAAGTTTACCATGGTTGTGTCGATGGTGAGTATGTGGGCAAGCAGGGTTGGCATGAGCTACCTTCTGGCAATACTCTTTGGTTGGGGCATCTACGGGGTATGGTTTGGCATGTATATTGACTGGATCTTCAGAAGCATCTGTTTCATCACCCGGTTTGCCCGGGGGAAGTGGAAAACCAAGCGTATAATCTAA
- a CDS encoding ABC transporter substrate-binding protein, whose product MKKTSILLLTFLLIGTYLSAQPATETDPVMGMKKTYTIGISKLVSHPALDAIEQGIMDQLEASDFSVTFDNQNCNGEIATAIAIAQKFKSDDKDIVVGIATPAAQALAQIIKEKPVVFGAITDPLAAGLVVDYSKTEETNIAGVSDLNPLELQLETYFSIVKPKTLGMIYTSSEANGVVQMEMAREISEANGVKFVAAAISNSSEVKMAAQSIIDRVDAMYVAIDNTVVSAIPSVSEVCMKARVPLFNTDTTSSENIDFLMSWGFNYYTVGVETGKVVERIIRGENPKDIGSIFFEDPAQFELWFNLDTADALGITIDESLLANAKVIIKDGKKQLQ is encoded by the coding sequence ATGAAAAAAACAAGTATCCTGCTTTTAACGTTCTTGCTTATCGGAACCTACCTGAGTGCACAACCTGCTACCGAAACAGATCCCGTAATGGGGATGAAGAAAACCTATACCATCGGCATTTCCAAATTGGTCAGCCACCCTGCCCTCGATGCAATCGAACAGGGGATCATGGACCAGCTTGAGGCAAGTGATTTCTCTGTAACGTTTGACAACCAGAACTGCAACGGTGAAATTGCTACAGCTATCGCCATCGCCCAGAAATTCAAGAGTGACGACAAGGATATCGTGGTTGGTATCGCTACCCCGGCAGCTCAGGCTCTTGCCCAGATTATCAAGGAAAAGCCAGTGGTATTCGGGGCAATCACCGATCCTCTGGCAGCAGGCCTGGTTGTCGACTATTCGAAGACTGAAGAGACGAATATTGCTGGAGTCTCTGACCTGAACCCTCTTGAGTTGCAACTGGAGACCTATTTTTCCATTGTCAAACCAAAGACCCTGGGAATGATCTATACCAGCAGCGAAGCCAATGGTGTGGTGCAGATGGAGATGGCCAGAGAAATCAGCGAAGCAAATGGAGTCAAATTCGTAGCAGCAGCAATCAGCAACTCCAGCGAGGTAAAGATGGCTGCCCAATCTATCATCGACCGTGTGGATGCAATGTACGTGGCAATCGACAACACCGTTGTCAGTGCCATTCCCAGTGTGAGTGAGGTATGCATGAAGGCAAGAGTACCACTCTTCAATACTGACACCACCAGCAGTGAAAACATCGATTTCCTGATGAGCTGGGGGTTCAACTACTACACCGTTGGGGTAGAGACAGGAAAAGTGGTTGAGCGAATTATACGGGGCGAAAACCCCAAGGATATTGGATCCATTTTCTTCGAGGATCCCGCCCAATTTGAACTATGGTTCAATCTCGATACCGCTGATGCACTTGGTATCACCATCGACGAGTCGTTGCTCGCCAATGCAAAGGTGATCATCAAGGACGGAAAGAAGCAGTTACAATAA
- the chvE gene encoding multiple monosaccharide ABC transporter substrate-binding protein, with protein sequence MKKCVSVLMIVLLVATSLFAAGTKEQSGAAKIGVSMPTQSLQRWNQDGSNMKQQLEAAGYQVDLQYAGDNDIPTQVAQLENMIVTGCDVLVIASIDGSALTEVLKQAKDNDIEVIAYDRLIMNSDAVTYYATFDNFKVGTIQGEFIRDALKLDSTKGPYYIELFTGSPDDNNINFFFGGAMSILEPYIKSGKLVVPSGQTSKAQVATLNWSTEEAQKRMENLITANGYGPNGKRLDAVYSSNDSVANGITNALVAAGYTKDNFPIITGQDCDKPAVKNMLQGLQAMSIFKDTRTLASKVVEMVNAIVKGEEVDVNDTTTYDNGTGVIPSYLCEPVFATVDNYKELLIDSGYYSEADIQV encoded by the coding sequence ATGAAAAAGTGTGTCAGTGTGCTCATGATTGTGTTGCTCGTTGCAACATCTCTCTTCGCCGCCGGAACAAAAGAACAAAGCGGAGCCGCCAAAATTGGTGTCTCAATGCCCACCCAGAGCCTTCAACGCTGGAACCAGGATGGATCCAACATGAAGCAGCAACTCGAAGCTGCAGGCTATCAGGTTGATCTGCAGTATGCAGGGGATAATGATATCCCAACACAGGTAGCACAACTCGAGAACATGATTGTCACTGGATGTGATGTACTCGTTATCGCCTCCATTGACGGCTCAGCTCTCACTGAGGTACTCAAGCAGGCAAAGGATAATGACATTGAAGTCATCGCCTATGACCGTTTGATTATGAACAGTGATGCAGTCACCTATTATGCGACCTTTGACAACTTCAAGGTTGGGACAATCCAGGGAGAGTTCATTCGTGATGCTCTTAAGCTGGACAGCACGAAAGGCCCCTACTACATTGAACTGTTCACCGGTTCCCCTGATGACAACAACATCAATTTCTTCTTTGGTGGTGCCATGTCAATCCTGGAGCCATACATCAAGAGCGGCAAGCTTGTCGTTCCTTCCGGACAGACCAGCAAGGCTCAGGTGGCAACATTGAACTGGTCAACAGAGGAAGCCCAGAAGCGCATGGAGAACCTCATCACTGCAAATGGATACGGCCCGAACGGGAAACGCCTCGATGCAGTCTATTCCTCCAATGACTCTGTAGCGAACGGAATCACCAATGCCTTGGTAGCTGCAGGCTACACCAAGGACAACTTCCCGATTATCACTGGTCAGGATTGTGACAAGCCAGCTGTCAAGAACATGTTGCAGGGCTTACAAGCAATGTCAATTTTCAAGGACACCCGCACCTTGGCAAGCAAGGTTGTGGAAATGGTCAATGCCATCGTAAAGGGTGAGGAAGTCGATGTGAACGACACCACCACCTACGACAATGGTACTGGCGTCATCCCGTCCTACCTCTGTGAACCTGTGTTTGCAACGGTGGACAACTACAAGGAACTGTTGATCGACAGCGGTTACTATTCCGAAGCCGACATTCAGGTCTGA
- a CDS encoding cob(I)yrinic acid a,c-diamide adenosyltransferase, translated as MKAIQSSLILVYTGDGKGKTSSAMGQLIRALGHGARCAVAQFIKKDPALLDSGEYRILKQLEVPWKQFGAGFSWEGDNNAKNAELAKKGWQQVKRWISSASYDLIVLDEFTYTLSLGYLDCEEVCLWLADHKNKEGFPHIVITGRNAPPQLLSVADMVSELTEVKHHLSGAKRSAQPMIEF; from the coding sequence TTGAAAGCAATACAATCCTCTCTGATTCTGGTCTATACGGGTGATGGGAAGGGAAAGACCTCTTCTGCAATGGGACAGTTGATTCGCGCCTTGGGCCACGGTGCTCGTTGTGCAGTTGCCCAGTTCATCAAGAAGGACCCCGCTCTCCTGGATAGTGGTGAGTATCGCATCCTCAAGCAACTTGAGGTACCATGGAAACAGTTTGGTGCTGGGTTTTCCTGGGAAGGGGACAACAATGCAAAGAATGCTGAGTTGGCTAAGAAAGGATGGCAGCAGGTAAAGCGTTGGATATCTTCCGCTTCCTACGATTTGATTGTCCTTGACGAATTCACGTACACTCTCTCCCTTGGGTACCTTGACTGTGAGGAAGTCTGTCTCTGGCTTGCAGACCACAAGAACAAGGAAGGGTTTCCCCATATCGTCATCACCGGGAGAAATGCTCCACCTCAATTGCTATCTGTTGCAGACATGGTCAGTGAATTGACTGAGGTAAAGCATCATCTCTCTGGTGCAAAGCGCTCTGCACAACCGATGATTGAATTTTAG
- a CDS encoding ATP-binding cassette domain-containing protein has translation MLDLSNITKVFYPGTVNEKTALENINLHVNKGDIICVIGSNGSGKSTLFNLISGTYPVTNGKIIFDEVDITSSPEYRRAMTIGRIFQDPTKGTAANMSIEDNMITAMTKGMKGLRISLNNERREVFRELLKPIGLENRLKDNVGLLSGGQRQALTLLMTVMSKPKMLLLDEHTAALDPRNAQIVMDLTERYIKEYELTALMVTHNMQFAIDFGNRLIMMDEGSIILDVAGEQKASLTVEELVRRFKDLRKKNFDNDEGLLTD, from the coding sequence ATGCTTGATCTGAGTAATATCACCAAAGTCTTCTATCCCGGTACTGTCAATGAAAAGACAGCCTTGGAAAACATAAACCTCCATGTAAATAAAGGGGATATCATCTGTGTCATTGGCTCAAACGGCAGTGGCAAATCCACTCTTTTCAATCTCATCAGCGGGACGTACCCCGTCACCAATGGAAAGATCATTTTTGACGAGGTGGATATCACTAGTAGTCCAGAATATCGCAGAGCTATGACCATAGGCCGCATTTTTCAGGACCCTACCAAGGGAACTGCTGCAAACATGTCCATTGAAGACAATATGATTACAGCTATGACAAAGGGAATGAAGGGCCTGCGTATAAGCCTGAACAATGAGAGGCGCGAAGTCTTCAGGGAACTGCTCAAGCCCATCGGTCTTGAGAACAGGCTCAAGGACAACGTTGGTCTGCTTAGTGGAGGACAGAGACAGGCACTAACCTTGCTGATGACAGTTATGAGCAAACCCAAGATGCTCTTGCTTGATGAGCATACCGCTGCCCTTGACCCAAGGAATGCACAGATTGTCATGGATTTGACCGAGCGGTACATCAAGGAGTACGAACTCACTGCCTTGATGGTCACGCATAACATGCAGTTTGCCATTGACTTCGGTAACCGTCTGATCATGATGGATGAAGGGTCCATTATCCTCGATGTTGCCGGCGAACAGAAGGCAAGCCTCACGGTGGAAGAGCTGGTACGCAGGTTCAAGGACCTACGCAAGAAAAACTTTGACAATGACGAAGGACTGCTTACCGATTAA
- the pdxA gene encoding 4-hydroxythreonine-4-phosphate dehydrogenase PdxA: protein METKRWYLAVPLGDPAGIGPEIILKSMQRVNLPPSIGMVVIGDVPLLKKVSTDLGIPSDFDAVVVDDDSLVRAIESGSRHILYSQNILDLHRFNYGEIQAMCGRAAYHAVEEAVRLISSGYAHALVTPPLHKEALKAAGVDHIGYTEILSALSGTNRAITMFDTLGLKIFFHSRHLSLRQACDAVTKDSLLKTILECDAITKNHGGAFRNDLSLAVAGLNPHCGEHGLFGDEEERAIEPAIQEARARGVDVAGPIGADSVFYQARVGKYRAVISLYHDQGHIAAKTYDFNQTISITWNLPFLRTSVDHGTAFDIAGKNLADAAGMVRALEAAADYLLAEGER, encoded by the coding sequence ATGGAAACAAAACGATGGTATCTGGCTGTCCCTCTTGGAGACCCTGCAGGGATTGGGCCTGAGATTATACTGAAGTCTATGCAACGCGTAAATCTTCCCCCATCCATTGGGATGGTGGTAATTGGCGATGTCCCTCTCTTGAAGAAGGTGTCCACTGATTTGGGCATCCCTTCTGATTTTGATGCTGTGGTTGTTGATGATGATTCCTTGGTTCGTGCAATCGAAAGCGGAAGTCGTCATATCCTTTACTCCCAGAATATCTTGGATCTGCATCGATTCAATTATGGGGAGATACAGGCAATGTGTGGCCGTGCTGCCTACCATGCAGTAGAGGAAGCTGTTCGTCTTATTAGCAGCGGATATGCTCATGCCTTGGTAACACCCCCACTTCATAAGGAAGCCTTGAAAGCCGCAGGTGTCGATCATATTGGATACACCGAAATTCTCAGTGCACTCAGCGGGACCAACCGTGCAATAACGATGTTTGATACGCTTGGATTGAAAATATTCTTCCATAGCAGGCATCTCTCATTACGCCAGGCATGTGATGCGGTGACAAAGGATTCATTGCTGAAGACCATCCTTGAATGCGATGCCATTACAAAGAATCATGGCGGCGCATTCAGAAATGATCTCAGCCTTGCCGTTGCGGGTCTGAACCCACATTGCGGGGAGCATGGCCTCTTTGGCGATGAAGAAGAGCGAGCCATCGAGCCTGCCATTCAGGAAGCCAGAGCTCGTGGGGTGGATGTTGCCGGGCCCATTGGAGCTGATTCAGTCTTCTACCAAGCAAGAGTTGGCAAGTATAGGGCAGTGATCTCCCTCTATCATGATCAAGGCCATATTGCCGCAAAGACCTATGATTTCAACCAGACCATCTCAATTACCTGGAACCTTCCATTCCTGAGAACTAGTGTAGATCATGGAACTGCCTTTGACATTGCCGGGAAGAATCTTGCCGATGCTGCTGGTATGGTCCGAGCATTGGAGGCAGCAGCAGACTACCTCCTGGCAGAAGGAGAGAGATGA
- a CDS encoding ABC transporter permease: MLEGIFVDGLIFSLMVIGILISYRILDIADLTCDGSVATGAAVATMAIVAGLPIFVALLLSFFAGVLAGMVTAAIHNKLKIPGLLAGILTMTMLYSINLRILGNKANVPLLRVETLYSKLPEAFQFLPPEWASLVGTLLVVLFVKVLIDIFFRTDLGVSLGAMGGNEQMVISQGINPEVLKLIGLGLSNGLIALSGGLLAQYQGFADANLGIGMVVQGLAAIMLGEFLFSTNRISLLTLRAIFGAIIYKALMFFGRKYGYLVNITPNDFKLLTGILVIVSLFVAQTRSAASSAGAKKKAIARSQAKTMSDKEDATNA, encoded by the coding sequence ATGCTTGAAGGAATTTTTGTAGATGGCCTGATCTTTTCACTCATGGTCATTGGAATCTTAATCTCATATCGGATTCTCGATATTGCCGATCTTACCTGCGATGGATCGGTCGCTACCGGTGCAGCAGTTGCAACCATGGCCATTGTAGCCGGCCTTCCCATCTTTGTTGCACTGTTGCTTTCATTCTTCGCAGGAGTGCTTGCCGGCATGGTTACCGCCGCCATCCACAATAAACTGAAAATTCCTGGCTTGCTTGCAGGTATTCTTACCATGACCATGCTCTACTCAATCAACTTGAGAATTCTAGGGAACAAGGCCAACGTCCCCTTGCTTCGCGTGGAGACCTTGTACTCAAAACTCCCCGAGGCATTCCAGTTCCTTCCCCCTGAATGGGCCAGTCTGGTGGGAACCTTGCTGGTGGTACTCTTTGTAAAGGTGCTCATTGATATCTTCTTCCGTACCGACCTTGGTGTTTCTCTTGGAGCAATGGGTGGAAACGAGCAGATGGTAATCAGCCAAGGCATTAACCCCGAGGTATTGAAGTTGATCGGCCTTGGGCTCTCCAATGGCTTGATCGCTCTCTCTGGTGGACTGCTCGCCCAGTACCAGGGCTTTGCTGATGCAAACCTGGGAATCGGCATGGTCGTCCAGGGACTGGCAGCTATCATGTTGGGCGAGTTTCTCTTCTCTACCAACCGAATATCTCTGCTTACGCTAAGAGCCATCTTTGGAGCCATCATCTATAAGGCACTGATGTTCTTCGGCAGAAAGTACGGGTACTTGGTCAACATCACCCCAAACGATTTCAAACTGCTCACAGGTATATTGGTCATCGTCAGCTTGTTTGTTGCACAAACCCGCAGTGCTGCGAGCTCTGCCGGGGCAAAAAAGAAAGCCATCGCACGCTCCCAGGCAAAAACCATGAGCGACAAGGAGGATGCAACCAATGCTTGA